CTGGTGCAGTCCATGCTTCAGAGGCTGAGGCTTCAGGAGCAAAGGTCAGAGCAGGCCAGCACAACATCCGATGACACGGACAAGATACTACAAGAggtggaggatgaagaggaaacacttaTTAACACTGTGAATGACAATCTACGGTCACCTCGCACAAAATGGCCAGGGTTCTCCCCCTTTTTCAAGGGATCCACAAAGGCTTTGGGACTTCGCAAAGTCTCCACGGAACAGAAAGACAATCTCTCATTTTCTGTCATTGAGGCGGAGTTTCCCAGATGGGAAAGGAAACAGCTGAGGTTCACATTGGTGAGCAATCAGATCTCTGAAAGAAAAAATAGTCCTGTTGACAAGACAGATGCTCTCCTAGAACCACCTCTGAACCATGAAAACCACACATCTCCAGCAGGCGAGGCAGATGGCGACCCAAGGCCTCCTGTgatgcagacacagacaaatgcaGAAGTTCAGCGGACTGATAGCACAAACAGCGATGAGCTCTCAGCTCCGCTGGCTCCAGGTTCTGTCATTCAGGTGCATACAGTCACTGATAGCCCAATATGGGACAGCATAACTACTGAAGACACTGCATCCTCCTCCACAGACAGTCTGAGTCGAATCAATCAACCTGTTAGTCAAGTTGTAATGTCAAAAACATCAAATAATAGGAGGAAAAACAAGAGAAAATGGGCTGAAACAAAAACTAAGAAGTTGACCCAGAGGATAAAAGATAAATGGAGAGACAGACGTTCAAGCGTGGAGAGACAGGATAGTCAGAATGGAGAGAAGTTTGGAGAGAAACAACATCAGGTACGTTTTGTTTATTCTTATTGAAATATAAATGTAGAATTATATCAGGTTTTACATAATAGTTCAAAGCTCAAAGATGACCAATAATGGCTAAATAATGGCCAGTTTGATTAAAAGTCAATTGAGTTGTGTTTTAACTTTCTTGAACATGATTACAGCATAACGTAGCTGAGCAGGTGTCTAACGAGTCCAGTAAAGTGAAAGAAAATGCAGTTCTTCCTCTACCAATCAGAAGAGCAGAGGATGAAGTCACTCCCTGTCCCCAAGGTTATGACAGGTAAATCTCTCACAGCTTACGGCATTTAACATCACCTGTGAGAaagaatgtgtgcatgtataagaCCAGCATAATTACCATAGATGTCATACCACAGCTCACTACACAATTCAAATAAATCAGAGACTTTCAGTTCTCGGGAATGGAGCCAGGAATCACAGGTGTTTGAGCGTCTTTGCATGTGTTGACTCTCCCTTCTGCACCTATTCATCATGCAACACTATGTTATCATTTGCTGAGTTGATATGATTGACAAATGACATATTGCCTGCCTTTCCCACCCTTCCAGTATCTCCCTCTGTGCGTTTGACCTGGGTTTTAGTACCAATCTTATGGAAGAGATCTTTACTGGACCTGAATGGGACAAATTCTTTACCATGAGCAACAGCCCCCTGGAAGTCCCAGAGAGCGCAAATGACCAAAGCACTTACCCTGCTGTAGTGGATCTGTGTAAAATCACTGAGTCACGCAATGCAATTAGTGTGCCGGAGAGTACGCTGAATGAAGCCACTGAAGAAGCTATGCTTACAGACACTGATGAACTAGTACTTAATGCTGGCCAACCCATGTGCATGGAGAGTAGTGAACACAGTATCAACCAACTTACCATCTCGGAGCAAGTCAGACATATCCAGCCTGGGACTGTTGAAGTGAACTCTGATCAGGGAATCACTACTGAACCACAGATGACCACAAACAGCCTTGACCAATCCAACTTGGATGCTGTCAACTATAATCAATCAGAGAGTAGACCAgagtcaaacaaacaaaatcagaGTTGTGATATCAAGGGTCAGCAAACACACATGATGGGGCCAGATCTCAACCAAACCAGCCCAAGTGACACGCACCCTCACCAAACAGAGGTCACCATGCCGAATCTTGACCAAAACACCACAAATGAGATAAACCCACACCAAACACAGATGACTACACCAGATCTCATCGAAACAAACACAAGTAACATGAACCCTAACATAATACTGACAACACAGGCAGATGACCAGTCTGACCAGGTGACCCAC
The Alosa alosa isolate M-15738 ecotype Scorff River chromosome 21, AALO_Geno_1.1, whole genome shotgun sequence genome window above contains:
- the zgc:113229 gene encoding uncharacterized protein zgc:113229, with the protein product MAQLSSVSDSEGLVQSMLQRLRLQEQRSEQASTTSDDTDKILQEVEDEEETLINTVNDNLRSPRTKWPGFSPFFKGSTKALGLRKVSTEQKDNLSFSVIEAEFPRWERKQLRFTLVSNQISERKNSPVDKTDALLEPPLNHENHTSPAGEADGDPRPPVMQTQTNAEVQRTDSTNSDELSAPLAPGSVIQVHTVTDSPIWDSITTEDTASSSTDSLSRINQPVSQVVMSKTSNNRRKNKRKWAETKTKKLTQRIKDKWRDRRSSVERQDSQNGEKFGEKQHQHNVAEQVSNESSKVKENAVLPLPIRRAEDEVTPCPQGYDSISLCAFDLGFSTNLMEEIFTGPEWDKFFTMSNSPLEVPESANDQSTYPAVVDLCKITESRNAISVPESTLNEATEEAMLTDTDELVLNAGQPMCMESSEHSINQLTISEQVRHIQPGTVEVNSDQGITTEPQMTTNSLDQSNLDAVNYNQSESRPESNKQNQSCDIKGQQTHMMGPDLNQTSPSDTHPHQTEVTMPNLDQNTTNEINPHQTQMTTPDLIETNTSNMNPNIILTTQADDQSDQVTHEPQMTEPTLNQPDDMMNPYLTETTQAGDQSETEEATEPTINSSPSEGDDNAPQLLPLLDFSYVEAGDGKDSSAHEKKRRALQSEERETFIDEDDDDGDVPTKSVSHRKAPLSPPPFAPPPPPPSQLATQRSISLDSDSSLSMEVVPKKRKLDCSPRRVRFAEEVVMLPSYIQPEVEGWPEPEGMEEDSDEMDDPEHMEDTEEMMLPEEISTTKETSEKSPEAQLSLYNWIVGMKRKTKRKAQI